The Sinobacterium norvegicum genome segment AAAAGGGATGCTGCGTGCATCCCTTAGTTTGACCGATATGTCGGTCGATGGCGGATGTCGTTTAGAATTTGTGCGATATACCAATACCTGCAACAGTTTCTTCTTTGCTATCTTTTGTTACATTTTCAGTGGCTTCTAAGCTGTTGTAGAAACCAAACACCTTTGTGGCCTTGCTGAAGTTGTAATCAATGCCAACGCCGTAGGATTCATTGTTGTCGGTATCGGCAAAACTAACAGGCATGTCTGACTGTGCAATCTGTCCGTAAACTTTCCAAATTTTGTTAATTGTATACGAGACGCTACCGGTGTAGCCGCTGAATGTATCTTCCTTAACCGCTTGGTCGCCTTGATATACGGACTGCTGTGCCATGGCGCCGAAGGTAAAGCCTGCTACTTTGGCTTGGCCAACTAAGCGGGTGTTATCAAAGGCTGAGGTGTCACCGTCAATCAGTGCCAGCTTAGATTTGGTGGCGACATTGTTATCATGCGCAAGGGCAACATAAAAGTTGTCGTTCTTCCAGTTAATAGATGAAGAGAATGAATCTGCTACGCTATCTTCCGCCTTGCCATCGCCGGTGATGTCCTCACCTTCGTTTAAGATAGGTTGGATAGTGGCGCTAAAGCCAGCAAACTTTGGTGTGGTATAGCTGATAATATTGGCGGCACGAGTTTCACCCAGTAATATATTCTTGATATCACCGGCGTCCAAGTCATTGAGGACATCAACTTTACCTTGGGCCATCTTTAGCGCGGTGTCATGTTTACCAACAAAGACCGTACCTAAGCCGCCAGTCAAGCCAACATAGATGTTTCGCTGTTTGAATACGTCACTGCCTTCGCCGTCGACATCAACTTCGTATTCCATCTTATAAATAACAGCAGTATTTTCTGTCAGATCTGTCTTGCCTTTGAAGCCGAGGCGTGAGGCGTTTGATTGTAATTCAGTGGTTGAGTCGCTGCCATCATCAACATTTTGTACGGACACATTGAGCTTGCCATAGACCGTGACGTCGGTATCAGCAAAAGCGGTGGTCGCAGTCATGCCGGCAACTGCGGTGATGGCTAAAGTAAGTTTATTCAAGTTCATGGTATTTCCAATAGCTATAAAAGGTTTTGTTTTTAGTTTGTGGCGCTATTATGTCGAGGGAATATGACGGCTGCATGACAGATTTGTCTGTTTTTTATGACAATAAATCAGTGGCTTAGCGTTTAACTGTTGTTCGATTACTGGTCTTTAGGCAGACGGCTTTCGATTGGAGAGGGTTAATGAGGTATTACTTGGAGGGGCGAGATAGGGTAAAGGCAAGGAAGAAGGCGGCAATAAATAAGCAGAGGCTGGCTGCCTCAGCGGTGCTAATAAATAGCAGCGTAGAATTGATCGCTAGGCTATTTTGTTGTTCGAGTTCGGTACTTGTTTGGTTGGCGAGTTTGGTGAGGTTGTCTTGTAGTGTAGTGATCAGGTCGACGGCATGATAGACGCTTTGGCGGTTGATGACGGGTTCTTTATCCATCGAGCGTTGTAGCGCATGCAGCTCGTTGTAATGTTCGAACAGGCTGATTGATAAGGGGTTGTTGGAAAAATTGCTGATGGTTGCGGCGGTCAGCGCCTCAATGGTGCTGCTCTGGGCAAGTGTGTTATATCGGCGCTGTGGCGTGTCGTGAATCAGCCGTTGTAGATAGAGACTATGCAGTGCGTTGAGTGCCTGCTGTGCTTTGC includes the following:
- a CDS encoding porin, whose translation is MNLNKLTLAITAVAGMTATTAFADTDVTVYGKLNVSVQNVDDGSDSTTELQSNASRLGFKGKTDLTENTAVIYKMEYEVDVDGEGSDVFKQRNIYVGLTGGLGTVFVGKHDTALKMAQGKVDVLNDLDAGDIKNILLGETRAANIISYTTPKFAGFSATIQPILNEGEDITGDGKAEDSVADSFSSSINWKNDNFYVALAHDNNVATKSKLALIDGDTSAFDNTRLVGQAKVAGFTFGAMAQQSVYQGDQAVKEDTFSGYTGSVSYTINKIWKVYGQIAQSDMPVSFADTDNNESYGVGIDYNFSKATKVFGFYNSLEATENVTKDSKEETVAGIGISHKF